The genome window TAAATATAGTCCCGTTTGTTGATCCGGTAATTGATCGCGATATCCAGCGCGCTCCAGCCGTTACGTGCGCCCTCGCGGGTTTCGAGCCGGTGGTCCACCCACTCGTTGGTGAACGGGATGAAACAGACCCAGTGGGGCGCATCCCAGTCGTCTTCCCGGATCAGCACTTCCACGTTGGCGTCGGCGAAAACGTACGCTCCCCTGGCCGGGTAATCGATCCCCGCGGCCAGGGCCTGTACCAGCCAGCTCATGCTCCCGCACTGGCCCCAACCGTGGGCCAGCTTGCCGCGCCCCTCGACCTTGCGGTCGTGGGCGTGGTTCTCGGGACCGATCGCGTTGCGCGCCCATTTGCTCACCGCGCCGATCGCCTCCACCCTGCTGCCGGTCCGTTCCAAGGCCTCCCGGTAGACCGGCTCCGCGATTCTGCGGTACGCCCAGATTTCCACCGGATCGTCGAAATCAATTGCCGGGTGACGGTGATTCATCGGCGGGATCACTATCTCTTCGCGCGGAGGAACTGGCGCCGATGGGCGGGGGACAGGCCGGCCCAGCAACTCGAGAGTGCTGACCGCCTGCCAGGTGGCCTGCATTTCGCTCGGCGGCCGCACGGGTGTCTGGTCGGTGGAGCCGAACCGGGCGAACCCGCCGTCGGGATTCTGGACCGAGGACAGCCAGGCCGCGCAATCTGTTGCCGGACGGGCGGCGCGGCTGAGATCGCTGTCGGACAGCGGCAGGCCGATCAGGTGCAGGGCCCGGACAGCATGCCAGGTGTCGGCGGTGCGCGAGTAGTGGTCGCAGTTGTTCCAGTCGTCGCCGTGACCCAGTTCGAACCCGCCATCGGCTTCCTGGCCCCGTGTGGAGAGCAGGAACTTTTTCACGTCTCCGGGACGTTTCGGACCGGCACCCAGCATGTCCAGGGTGGACACGGCAAAGCCCGTGCCCTGCGCCGACGAGAACAGGAACCCGTCGGGGCTGAGGCTGAACCCTCCGCGCATGGCTTTGGTCTCCTGCTGCATCTGCAGCCAGTCCACCAGCCTGGCCGAATCGGGTACGGCCAGTCCCAGGGTTTTCAATGCTCCCACCGCCCAGTAGGTGGTGTAAGTCGCCGACTCGACCGTTTTGCCCGCGTACTCGGAAGCGTCGAACGCGCCGGATTCGCGCTGGCGGGCGGCGATAAAAGCCGCCACGGCCGACGGGTTGTCAGGCTGTGAACCAAGCAGAGCGAGAGCTTTCACCCCCCAGTACGTGGCCTCCAGACTGCTCTGGGTGCCCCAGGGCAGGGTTTTGCCCTTGCCGAAATAGCCGTCCTTTTCGATAAAGCCGCCATCTGACTGCTGCCGCCCTTTCAGCCACGCGGCCAGTTCATCTCCATCCGGCAGGCTGTCGAGCGCACCGAGCCGGGCCAGCGTCTCCAGGGACATCCCCGTTGTGGAGCTATGGGCCGAGTCGCCGGGAAACCAGCCGAACCCTGTCTCGTCCGCGCGGCAGGCCATGATCCAGGAATAGGTTGGATGCGGACCGGAGGGCTCCAGCGTCCGGGGTTCCTGCGGCGGACTTTGCGGTGAGGCGCAGGCAAGGATCAGAGCTACCAGGGAAAGTGCAGTAAATCTCGTCATCGCAATTCCTCCATGTTTTCAGTGTTCGTGCTAATTTTATTTCCATACCGGTGAAAGTAAAGGATATCGCCCCGCCCGCGGTGCGGTGTCTTGCAGAGCGGTGCGGTCCGTAGTATTATTGAAGAGCTTACCATCCCGGCTACAGTGATCGGACACTATGTGTTTCAAGCGGATCAGGAGGAAGGCGATGCACAACATTGTTACGGAGACCGGATTTGCTTTCCAGCCCCGGATTATCTTTTTCACGGCGCTGGCTGCCTGTGCTGTGATGGCCTTTGCCTCCGGTGCGGCGGCACAGTTGCCCGGGGCGGACATGCGCGCCGGCAGGCTGATTGACGCCGATCATTTCGAATTGCGGGTCGAGATCCCCGAAACTGTCGCCGAGCTGGAAGCGCGAAGGGAGGAGTTGCGGCAGAAATTCATGCTTACCGCCGGGCTGTGGCCTCCGCCTGAGAAAAACGCGCTGAACCCGGTAATATTCGATGAGAAGCGGGGCGAAGGGTTCCGGGTGGCGAAAGTCTATTTCGAGAGTCTGCCGGGCTATTATGTCACCGGCAACCTGTACCGTCCCGCCAGCGGTGACGGGCCGTTTCCGGCGGTGGTCTGCCCCCACGGGCACTGGACTTACGGACGGCTGACCAACGGAGAAACAGGCTCGATCCCGGGACGCTGTATCGATCTGGCCAAAATGGGTTTCGTGGTGATCAGTATCGACATGGTGGGTTTCAACGACAACGTTCAGTTGCCCCACGACCACCGGAAAAGCCGGGCCCAGCAGGTGGCCGACAAGCCGCAGCCCTACGAGCCCCGAAAATTTCGGGGCGTATTCGATTTCCCGCGGGCCAGGCTCTACGGGATGTCGCTGGCCGGGCTGCACGTCTGGAACGTCATCCGCACGGTGGATTTTCTCACCAGCCTGCCCGAGGTGGACAGTGAGCGGATCGGCTGCACGGGCGCCAGCGGCGGAGCCAGCCAGACCCTGTTCCTGATGGCCGCCGAACCGCGGCTGGCCGTCGCCGCGCCGGTGAACATTATCGGCGCGGCCAAGCACCCCGGCTGCCGGTGCGAGAACGGCCCCGGCATGTGGGTCGATATCAGCACGGTCGAGATCGCCGGGATTTTCGCGCCGCGGCCGCTGGTCCTGCTCAGCGCAACCGATGACCCCTGGACCAACAGTTTCCCCACCCGCGAAATGCCGATTATCAGGAGGTACTACGACCTCTACGGCGCCGGGGACAAAGTCAAAAACGTGCATATCGAGGGCGGGCACAACTACAACGCCGCCAGCCGGGCCGCGGTCTATGAATGGTTCGCCGAGCACCTCAAGAGCCCAAAACCGGCAATCAGGGACGTCAAATCGCCGGTTCCCGGGCTGGCTAAACTGGGTGATCTGCGCGTGTTCCCGGACAAGATGCTGCCTGAGCCGGCCAAGCGCGGGCTGGACGTGATCGGCGACTGGATCGCTGAGAGCGAGCGAAAGTTCCAGGCCTGCCTGCCCCGCACGCGCCAGGAACTGGATGAGTTCGCGGCGGAATTCGGCGAAAACCTGCGCCGGCTGCTGCAGGTCGAAGTGCCCGGAGACGGCGAGGTTATCTGCGAAAAACTGGGCGGCAGCGTCCTCGGCGGGATCACTCACGAGCAGTTAGCTATCGGGCGGAGCGGGAAGGGCGAGCGGTTTTCCATGGAGTTGATCAATTCCAGCCCGAGGCCCAAGGGCACGCTGGTGATCGCTCGGCCGGAATGGCGCGGAGGGATGTTCCAGCCCGGCGGTGGAGGATTCAAACCGGCGATCAGAAACCTGGCGGTTCAGGCTTACCGGATTGTCCGCGTGGGCGGGTTCGCCAGCGGAGAGCTGATGATTCCGCAGAAAACGTGGGAGTCGTTCAGTTGGCCGGAGGCTTATAACCGTTCCAACCAACTCGAGGGTATCCAGGACATCCTCACCGCCCTGGCCGCGGTGCGCAGCCAGTGGCCCGACCAGCCGGTGACCTTGGCCGGACTTGGCGAGAGCGGTATTCTGGCCGCGTTCGCCGGCGCTGTCGACGGGCGCTGCGAGCAGGTGATTGTCGACCTGCACCGCACCGATCCCGGCTACGACGGCGAACTGCTGAAAATCCTGCCTGTCGGCTCGATCAAGCGGGTGGGGGATTTCCGCACGGCGATGCTGATGCTGATGCGCAGTAAGGTAGCCCTCTACAACGCCTCGCCCACGTTCGACGGGCGCTGGTACACGGAGCAGGCGATCAGGCTGGGGCTTTCCGGCAACCTCGATCTCCACCTGGACGACAAGCTCAACTGGCTGAATGGTCAGTTATAGACTCGATGGGATTCAGTACACGGCAAAAAAAGCGCCCGCCGGACATCCGGCGGGCGCTTTTTTGCCGCGACCCGTATTCAGGCTTTTCTGTCCACCCACACCGGACTGGACCAGGCCAGCTGGTTGTTACGCTGCATCACGCGCACGTAGTACCAGTCGTCCTCGGCCCCGTCGCCGGAGTCCGTGAATGAGAACGAGCAGTTCGAGTTCGTTTCGGCCACGGCCCGGTGCAGGATCAGCGACTCGTCGGGGAACGGGCCGGTGAAAGCCACCGCGTTATCCTCCAGCAACTCGGCCAGGGTCCTGGTTAGCTGCATGCCCGTGGGCTGGTCCAGGTTCAGCGTGATCCTGGTTTCCGGGCCGCCCTGAATCCTCATCACCACCAGGTTGGTAGGCCGCTCGTTGAACGCCTGCAGGCGGCTGGTGTAGCTGCTGAGAACGAACCCCTCAGCCGAGCGGTTGGCGATCCGGTTGCGATGGTCCTCGGTCAGTGGGCCGCTCTGGAAGCCGGGCATCAGTTCGGTGATTTTCCCGCCCTGCACGCCGACTTTTATCTTCCAGTCGCAGATTCTGGGGATACCCAGGCTGGCCCAGGGTCCCCAGCCGTATTCCAGCCGCACCAGCACCGGCCGCCGGAACGGGTCGGCTCCCGCTGCGTTGTCCACCGGGTGTTCGCGGTGGACAACGCGGTTGTTTTTCAGCACCTCCACCCGCTCGATCGTATCCCAGCCCTCCACCGCCACGGCAATCCTGCGCTCGGTGGTAAAGGGCAGCTCCCCGCCCATCGCCCGGCCGTTGACCGCGAAATTGATCCTGATCCTGTCGCCGGTAACACCGTAGCACAGCCGGTTATTGAGCGAGCCGAACAGGGACTTGCGGGTGAGCTCGGGGGCGAGCACCGCCGCCAGCCCCTCGCCGTAGGCTCCCGGGTGGCCCAGGTGGTCGTCCGAGGAAGCGAGCACGCCCATCCGGTGGCCGTCCTTCAGTACCGATTGCAGCGTGTTGGGAGTCCACCGCCCGCCCATCGAATGGCGGATGTAGTCCCACTGGCCCTCGTCGCTTTCGGCGTTACCGTGCTCGGAGTAGATTTCCAGCAGCTTGTTCACCCGCGGGTCCCAGTGTTCCGGGTTGGCTCCCCTGTGGCCCTGGAGATAGGCGGGGTGATGGGGGATCAGCAGCGCGTTTTTCTCGAGGGCGAACCGCTGGAGTCCGGCGAGTTCGTCGTAGTGGGTCAGCGGGGAGTCGTCGTCGGGGAAAACGATGCAGAAATCGCCGAAATGGCTGCTGTGCCACTCGTAGCCGGGGAAGGTGACGAACTCGCCCGGCCGGTGGTAGTCCCTGGTCATCTGCTGGATTTCGGGCCAGCGGCGTCTGGTCATCTCGAAACCCTCCAGCCACTTGCTCTCCTTGCCTCCGACCATTTTGGGGACATCGTGCCACCAGCTGTGCGGCGTGCAACTGAAAAAGTCCAGGTGGCCCTCGGCGATCTCGTATGCCCGGGCCAGCGACCCTTGGGCATAACCCACTTCGCAGTGGTTGTGCAGGTCGCCGAAATAGTGGTTCAGTCCCTCCGGCAGCCCCTCGCCGGCTCCTGATGAGGGCCCCTGTCGCCGCTTTTCCTGTTCGCCGCACGATGATGAGCCAATCGCGCCGCCGGCGGCCAGGATGCCGCCAAATCTCGCCAGCCAGTTCCTGCGATCCATGAATTTGCTCCCTTCCGTTTCGTGAAAGCAGACACCTTTTTGCATTCGGCTCGTGCTGGAATTATTTTCGTGCCGAGTCTTCCGGGAAGTCCAGCATTGAAACCCGGAACTATTTATGTAATATACACGAGGATGGCATGGGCGCAATTTTGCACCGGCACCGCGACGGGACGGAGCTGCCGGAACACCCATCGTGCAAACTCACACTCCCCCATCAGGAGCTATGATGAACTATTTCGAGTCCGATGATCTGAAGAAATTCCCCGCGATCGGCAAGTTCCGTGGCGAACTGGCCCGGAAGTTTTTCGAGTACTACGGCAAGGTCATGGACGAGGACGGCGCGCTGACCCGGCGCGAGAAAGCGTTGATCGCCCTGGCTGTTGCGCACGCCCAGAAATGTCCCTACTGTATAGACGCTTATACCGAGGCCTGCCTGTCCAACGGGGCGGACCCGGAGCAGATGTCCGAGGCCGTGCACGTGGCCGCCACGATGATGGCCGGGATAACTCTGGTGCATAACGTGCAGATGCTGAATAAACTGGATAAACTGGGCGTTTGAGCAGGTAATCCTGCCGGGACTGCGGAGAGATGCGCTTAATGGCCAACGAATCGGCGTACGATTTCGAGACCAGGCTGAGGCAGCACCAGCTGGAGCTTCAGCCGCAGACGGTCGAAACGCTTCAGATCAACATGGGCAGACTGTGCAACCAGACCTGCCTGCACTGTCATGTCAGTGCGGGGCCGGACAGGGCTGGCGAGCAGATGAGCCGGGATACCGTGGACAGTTGCCTCGCAATCCTGGCGCGCTACCCGGAGATCGTCAAGCTCGATATCACCGGCGGCGCTCCCGAGCTGAACGAGCATTTCCGTCATGTCGTGGAATCCGCGGCCGGGCTGGGCCGCCACGTGATGGTGCGCCACAACCTGACAGTTACGCTCGATCCGCACCCGGTAACCGGCGAAAGCATGGACTGGCTGCCCGCTTTTTTTGCCGAAAACAAGTTGGAGGTGGTCAGTTCTCTGCCCTACTGGAGTTCCTATTTCACCGACAGG of Candidatus Glassbacteria bacterium contains these proteins:
- a CDS encoding 4-carboxymuconolactone decarboxylase, which codes for MMNYFESDDLKKFPAIGKFRGELARKFFEYYGKVMDEDGALTRREKALIALAVAHAQKCPYCIDAYTEACLSNGADPEQMSEAVHVAATMMAGITLVHNVQMLNKLDKLGV